ACCCACAACAGGTTGAATACCAGATGATAGATGTTGAAGTGAATGAATGCCGGGGTCACAAGCCGCCACAGCTCAAGTTCGGAGGTGGCGTCAAGGCCGGTCAGGGTTGTTGAGATCAGCATCGTGGAGAGCATCGGCCAGTTGGAACCGAAATTAGTCAGCAACGTCAGGAACAGTGACGTTGCGATGAGGCCAAGTGTAACCGGAATTCTCCGATACATTTCGATCTTTCAGTCTCCGAGGACTTCTATACGGTCTGAATCGCCCAAGGTAACCGTCCGGCCGTCAAGCGTCGTAAAGGTCCGCCCCTTGATGTCTTTGTGGTATGCCTCGTAGATGGCAGGCTCTTCGCGACCATCGCTGACAACGTGAATGGTGATGATTGAATTGTCCGCCTGCCATTTGAAGAAGTAAACCACGCCGGATGCGAGCACCAGCACGATTACGGTGCTGTAGATCACCCATTTGGAGGGCCTGATAAAGGTCGAATCGCCGGGTTTGATCTTCTGCACGGTGCGAATGACCGGTCGGAACCGGGTCTGGTACACAAGCAGGACGATCACTATGACAATGACCGTAAACAGTATCTTCGTCAGCATGTAGCGACTTGCGAAAACCTATTCGAATTGTTGAGGAATAAACACAGACTGGTGATCGGATATTGTACGACAAATGACTTTCGTCTTCGCCCGTCAGAATTAGCATTCAGCCAATTCCCACTTGTTCCTTGCACCGAATCCAATTGTGATTTAATGCTTTGCTCAACCGCCATTCACCTTCAATATCCAGGTTTCTCCGTGAGGTGATGCAAAAATTCTATCTGACAATTGCGGCCATCTGCATCGCGCACGTTCTGGGCATGGTACCGTTCGCCATCTATCCCACACTGATTCCGATCCTTCAGGCCGAGTGGAGTGCCAGCAATACCGCGATCGGATGGGTTGCGGGAATATATTTTGGCGGTTATCTGGTCACGGTCATCATTGTCGTCCCCCTCACTGACCGTGTCGATGCGCGCAAGGTGTACCTGTTGTCAATGGGATTGACTGCGATCGCGCCGGTGGCGTTTGCATTCGGCACGTTCGGCGTCGGATCAGCCAGTGTGTGGAGATTTGTGCAGGGTGTGGCACTGGCCGGCACCTACATGCCGGGACTCAAGGCGATGGTGGACGCCGTTCCGGACCGCATGCAGAGTCGAACGGTGGCGGTCTATACCATGTGTTTCGGCCTGGGGGTTGCCGTGTCTTTCCTGATCGCGGGCGTACTGGCCGCCACCATGACCTGGCGGTGGGTTTTTGTCGCATCCGCGGCCGGTCCATTGCTCGCACTGTGCCTGGCCTGGCTTTTCCTGCCTGCGGCCGTACCGAAGGAAACGAATGGAAAGTTCACGTTGCTGCCTGACTTTCGGCCGGTCATCTCGAACAGAAAGACGCTCGGATTCAGCATCGCCTACGGCGTGCACAATGTGGAACTTTTCGTGTTCCGTTCCTGGGCGGTGGCTTTTTTGTTCTTTGCCATGACGCAGCGGGAAGCTGGATGGTTGGGCTCGGGCTGGAATCCCGCAATCATCGTGGCATGTGCGACGCTGGTCGCACAACCGTTCAGCGTGATCACCAACGAGCTTGCCGATCGGCTCAACCGCGAAAAAGTGATCACATGGGTGATGGCGCTCTCCGCCACGACCGGTGTCGCACTCGGTTTTTCCAGCCAGATGTCGATGCTTGTGATTGTGACGATCGCCGGACTCTACGCCATCATGACCATCGCTGATTCAGCATCGATCACTTCCGCGGTGATCAAGAATGCAGACTATTCGGTACGAGGCACCACAATGGCACTGCATACCCTGATCGGGTTTGTCGGTGCGTTCGCAGGCCCGATCCTGTTTGGTGCGGTTCTCGATCTTGCCGGTGGAGATCAGCGGCCGACCGCCTGGGGACTCGCATTCACAGCGGTTGGCATCGCGGTGATCATCGGACCGCTCGCGATCCGCCGCACTGCCCGCACACACTGATCGGTCAGACAGCTGATCATGGGCGCGGCTTGTCGGTATGACAGTCGGGCAGAAACAATTACAATACGGTTATTTGCACGATTCGAAAGTCCATCGCTCATCATGAAAACTCTCACTCGAAAAAACCCCTTGCGCAATCTGCTTGCGTTGTCTTTGTTGGCGATTGCGGCAAGCGTAATTGTGCCGTCCATTGCAAACGCCCAGTTGCTGCGACATGCATCAGAGTGGCCGAATACGGATTTCAGCAATGCCATCATCGACATCAACGAAGTCATTTCCGGTGGCGTGCCCAAAGATGGCATTCCGGCAATTGACGACCCGGAATTCGTCAGTGTTGATTCGGCCGCAGCCTGGCTGGATCCCCTCGAGCCGGTCATCGCACTGGATATTCTTGGCGAGGCGCGTGCCTATCCCCTGCAAATTCTGATCTGGCATGAAATCGTCAACGACAAGCTCAACGATCGGTACGTCGCGGTGACGTTCTGCCCACTTTGCAACGCTTCGGTTGTTTTCGACCGAAATGTGGTCGGTACCATTCTTGACTTTGGCACGACAGGGCGTCTTCGACACAGCGACCTGATCATGTATGACCGGCAGACTGAATCATGGTGGCAGCAGATTACCGGTCAGGGTGTAGTGGGTGAGTTTGCAGGCATCAACCTCAAGCGGCTTCCCGCCCAGATTGTCTCGTTCGGGGAGTTCAGGTCCGCCTATCCCGAAGGTGAGGTCCTTTCCAGAGATACGGGATACAGACGGAATTACGGCGACAATCCCTATCGGGGTTATGATGACATCGACAATCAGCCCTTTTTGCTGTCTGATCCTGCCGACCCGAGATTGCCGGCGATGGAGCGGGTGATCAATGTCTCGGTCGGCAACCGCCATCGTGTGTACCCGTTCACTGTATTTGAGACTGAACCGGTGATCAATGACCGGATCAATGGCATTGAAGTGGTCATTTTCAGTCAGGACGACGTCGCATCCCCGCTGGACAGGCGGACCATTGCGGATTCCCGGATCATTCCGTCGGCCACTGCGTATCGCCGACAGGTGGACGGCCAGACACTGACATTCGAGAGACAGGATGGTGTGTTCTACGACCGGGAAACCGGATCGCGGTGGAACATTTTCGGACAGGCGGTCGAGGGTGAGCTAGCAGGCACACAGTTGGACGATATCGACAATGGCCAGCATTTTGCATTTGCCTGGCTGGTCTTCCACCCTGACTCGGAGATCTATCGCAGCGAGTGAACCCCGGTTCACGGCGAAGCGTCCCTGTTGCCGAATGTCCCTTTCGACAGGCCAACGCGATCGGTCACCGCATTGATACGATCAGCCGGGTGCGCCGGACCGGCGGGTCAACCGGATGGTTTTCGACTGTGGTCACGCTATGATCAGTCCAATTCGTCGCCGCATTGCCGCCGATGTTGAAGTGATTCAACCAATTTGACATTTCGATGATGAAAGAAGAGATATTCCCCATCCTGAAGCTTGCCGGACCGGTCATGCTCGGGAGGATCGGGGCGATCTTGATCGTCACCATCGACGTCGCCATGTGTGGCTATGCCGGCACCCGGGAGCTGGCCTACTACGGATTGGCGAATGGCCCGCATGTTTCCCTGATTCTCATCGGGATCGGATCGATATTGCCGATCGCCATCCTGACTGCGAAGTCTGACGGGGCGGGCAATCATGTCAACTGTGGAATGATTCTGCGCGTCGGTCTGATGCATGCACTTGTGATCGGAATCGTGCTCGGCATCCTGATGCAGTTCGGGGAGGAATTCTTCCTTGTGACCGGTCAGAATGAGGAGCTCTCCGCCGGCGGCGGCGCGGTGTTGGCGATGCATGGTCTAGGGCTTGCCGGACTGCTATCGATGATCGCCATCTCCCTGTTTCTGGAAGGTCTGCAGCGCCCTATTCCAGCGATGGTGGTGTCAATCGGGGTGAATTTCATCAACGTGTATCTGAACTGGGTTTTCATTTTCGGCAATCATGGCGCGCCGGCAATGGGTGCGGAAGGCGCGGCGCTGGCGACGAGCATTGTGCGGTGGGTCGCGGTTATCTTGCTGGCCAGCTATCTCCTATTGAGCATTGACCGCGTCAAGTACGGCCTGAAGGAGAAAATGACACAGCTTCGCAAGATCTCGAAAAGCCTGCGCGAGCTTGGAAATCCCACTGCAATCGCCCACGGCATGGAGTCCACATCATTCCTTATACTGACGCTTTTTGCCGGATATATGGGTATTGCCGAAACCGCGGCCTGGGCAATCGGGCTGAACATACTGACTATCGCCTTTATGATCGCCCTTGGATTCGGGATGGCCGCGAGTGTCCGGGTGGCCAACCATCTGGGCCGTCAACAGCCGCATCGGGCCGCCGGTTCCGGATGGATCGCATATCGGTTGGGTGTGGTCGTTCTGGGATTGCTGGCGTTTGTATTCCTGGGGTTTCCGGAACAGATGACAAAAATCTACAGTCAGCAGCCAAGTGTGCTGCAGCTGGCGGTGCCGATGATGCTTATCGCCGCCTTTGCGGTCACCCTGGATGGAATGCAGGCGGTCGCGGTCGGCATCCTGCGCGGTTACCAGGACATGTGGTACATCACACTGTCGCTGACCTGCTCGTTCTGGGTGGTCATGATCCCCCTTTGGTTTTTCGGTTTCAAGCTGGAATACGGGCCATCTGGACTGATGGCATCGATCTTATTTGCTGCGCTGACTGCAAATATCATGTTGCTGGTGCGATTCCGCATACTGGACCGACGGCTGAGATCGACCTGACCGCGTCGCGCGATAGGTCAGCGAAATTCGACTTGTTCGCAGGTGTGCTGATTCTGACGGACAACCAATTGGCCAGCGACATGGCCGATTCGCGGCGAAACAATCCGGCAATCAAACGCCGGTGGCGTGAGCTATTTCTTTCCGGACCACAGGCGCAACCAGTTCGGGGAGCGGTTTTTCCTGACTTCCAGATTCTGGAAGTCACGTCGTTTCGCACCCAGGTACAACTGGCGCGGACGTCCGATTCGCTGCGACTCGTCGCTGGTATACATTTCTTTCCAGTGGGCGACCCATCCGACCGTCCGGGCAATCGCGAACAGAACTGTAAACATCGGTATTGGAAAACCGATCGCACGCAGGATGATCCCGGAATAGAAATCGACGTTGGGGTACAGTTTCTTTTCGATAAAGTAGCTGTCCTTCAGGGCGATTCTTTCGAGTTCCAATGCGATCGGAAGCAACGGGTCGGAAACCCCGAGTTCATCAAGAACCTCGTGGCAGGACTGGCGCATAATCGTTGCCCTGGGGTCGTAGTTCTTGTAAACGCGATGGCCAAAGCCCATCAGTCGGAACTTATCGTCCTTGTCCTTGGCACGGGCAACAAACTTCGGGATGTTTTCCACCGTTCCAATCTCACCGAGCATTTTCAGCACCGCCTCATTGGCGCCGCCATGCGCCGGGCCCCACAGGGATGCGATACCAGCTGCGATGCAGGCGAATGGGTTGGCACCCGATGAACCTGCAAGCCGTACCGTTGATGTCGACGCATTCTGCTCGTGATCAGCATGCAGGATCAGGATCCGATCGATGGCTTTCGCAACAACGGGATTAATCTTGTATTCCTCGGAAGGAACCGAGAACATCAGGCGCAGAAGATTTTCCGAATAGGAGAGGTCATTTTTCGGATACATGAACGGCTGCCCCTTGGCGTACTTATAGGCATAGGATCCGATCGTCGGCATTTTCGCGATCAGCCTGTGCGCTGCCACCATACGCTGATAGGGATCATGCACGTCGGTGTCACTGTGATAGAACGCCGACAGCGCACCGACAACGCCAACCATGACCGCCATCGGATGTGCTGAACGCTTGAATCCGCGATAGAACGACACCAGCTGCTCATGCAGCATCGTATGGAGTGTGATCTCGTTTGCAAACTGCTCGCTTCCCTGTTTTGAGGGAAGTTCGCCGTGCAGCAGCAGATAACACACGTCAAGGTAATCCGCACCATCGACCAACTGTTCGATCGGGTAGCCCCGATGCAGCAAGACCCCGTTTTCTCCGTCAATGAATGTAATCTCGGACTTGCATGACCCGGTTGATGTGAAGCCAGGATCATAGGTGAACATCCCGGTCTTGCTGTACAGACTCGTGATGTCGATCAGGCTCGGGCCTTCGGTTCCATCTACAATCGGGAATTGATACTGATCGCCGGTGCGGTTGTTGACAAGTGTTACGCTATCCTTGCCGAGCAACTGATCTGCGCCGCCCGGAGATGCGGATACATTTCTTGCTGCCATATGGTCTCCTGGATGATTCGGTTGAATTCGCGACATTGCACTTCTGTGAACGTCGCAATTGCTGGGTCTGAAATAATTGCCTGAATCGGAGCGTTACGAACCTATCAGGCATCAGTCGCGAGGTCTGGCAGACAATATAGTGTAAATTTTTGCGAGTGTCCAAATAAATTACGATCTGATTGGCAAAGGCATGTTCATCGTTTGGGTTTCACCTGCTCCAAGTATTTGGAGAATTCAACAACACACAGGATAATATTGCCTATCGGGTGACACCCGGAATGTTGAATTTTCCGGCAGTGGAGCTGGGGCGGTGCAGTTGACGCTGCATCCTCAACTCAAGTGTGTATCTCGCAATCACATCCCATTGGGGAGATGGACAGGTATGGATGAATCTCACTCGCTGGCGACTGAACAGCTACAGAAACTCGACAACGATCATCATCTTCATCCGTTTACCGATTCAAAGGTATTGCACGACATCGGCACACGGATCGTAACCCACGGTGACGGCATCTATATCTGGGATTCCGAGGGTCATCAGATCATCGACGGAATGGCTGGACTTTGGTGTGTGAATATCGGGTACGGTCGGGAAGAACTGACGCAAGCGGCGGTCGACCAGATGAGGCAACTGCCTTACTACAACACGTTTTTCATGACCTCCCATCCGCCTGTCATCGCCCTTTCGGAACAACTCGCCAAAGTCACTCCCGCATCCATCAATCACGTATTCCTGACCAATTCCGGGTCGGAAGCGAATGACACTGTCATTCGTATGGTGCGACGGTATTGGTCCATTCGAGGCAAGGCGGACAAGTCAGTCATCATCAGTCGACACAATGCCTACCACGGCAGCACTGTCGGCGCCGCCAGTCTGGGCGGCATGTCAGACATGCATGCTCAGGGCGGGCTGCCGATTCCAGGTATCCGGCACATTCAGCAACCGTACTGGTACCAGGAAGGTGGTGACCTCAGTGCGGATGAGTTCGGTCTGGTCGCGGCGCAAGCACTGGAACGTGAGATCCAGGAGGTCGGTGAGAGCAATGTCGCTGCATTTATCGCCGAACCGATTCAGGGTGCCGGCGGGGTGATTGTCCCGCCGGATTCGTATTGGCCGGAAATTTCGAGGATCTGCGACCGCTATGAAGTTCTTCTGGTGGTGGATGAGGTTATTTGCGGATTCGGGCGCACCGGGAAATGGTTTGCCACCGATTACTATGATCTGAAACCGGATCTGATGGTCATGGCGAAGGGGCTTTCGTCAGGCTACCTTCCGATCGCCGCGGTGGCTGTCTCTGACGGTGTCGCTGACGTACTGATAGAGGATGGCGGTGAATTCGCGCATGGGTTCACCTATTCGGGACATCCTGTATCCTGTGCGGTCGCAACTGAAAACATCAGGATTCTTGAGCGCGAGGGAATCATCGAGCGCGTAGACCGGTCGATCGGCCCTTATTTTCAGCAGCAGCTTCGTACTTTGGAGGGTCACCCGTTGGTGGGTGAGATCAGGGGTGTCGGATTAATCGCTGGAATTGAGATCGTCGAGGACAAGCGGACGCGCAGCAGGTTTGACAGCGAACTGAACGTCGGGATCCGCTGCCGGGAGTTTGCAGCCCGGCGCGGACTCATCATGCGGGCTGTGTGGAATTCCATGGTGCTGTCACCTCCGCTGGTCATTACGAAGTCACAAATCAACGATCTGGTTGAAATTGTCGCCGGCAGCCTGGACGACCTGATGCGTGATCTGAGAGTCTGATGCGTCATCGGTGATGTCGAAAGGCTTCGCTCAACGCGGGCCAGAGCGTCTGGCTGGAGTCCGGAAGCGACATAAGTTTCGGCGAACAACGCGCGCACAGGAATCGGCACGGCTGTCACGCGCAGACTGAGAGTTGGCTCGCCTCAGACAAGCGGATAACCCTGCGTCAATTGCTTTCGACCCCGTGTCAGGACTTACTTGAGTTGGCCGTTGGTGAAAGACATCAGCCTATCCAACCTTCAGGGCCGTTTGATCTGGACTTTTACTGGAATCGTGTCGATCGACCACAGACCGTCGCCGTTCGCGGTGTTTACTACCGGCAATTGAATTCGCAATTTCCGGAATTGACTCAGCAGGCAATTTTGCTCTCGCTTCCTCCCAAGAATTCCTGAGCGACAACGCAGCTGGTCCAAATGCAGTGGGGAGCAGGCGCTCAATCGGATTTCTTTCAATTTTACCAGGGTTGAATATAGCCAGATTCAATCAAACGGTGTCGGCACTTTTTGAGTTCATCAGGCGCAAAAAGTGTATGCCATTCTGAGTTTTCATAAACGAGTGCCTCAACAGTCAAATCTAGTCGACCCATCTTAAAAAGTTTGGTATATCCATAAGAAGCTGTAGCAGCATTTATCAGAATTTTTGCTGTACTTAACCCTCCATGTTGATGAAGCATTTGTAAAAAATATTTTGCCGTGTAGCCAATGGCATTAGCTTCGCTATATATATTATTCATCGCAAGATTGAATCTCTGTTCTTGTGTCGTCATAACGTAATCACCTATCGCTCCTCTTTTACCAATCTTCAATGTTTCTTTTTGTTTGCTTGCATGCTTGCAGAGTAATTTCGACTACTACTCAGGCATCTTCCAAAGTCACTTGGCCAATAGTTTCCCTAACTCTTCATTTTGTTCCATGGAAGTTTCCAAGTGCGATAAGACAACCGGTCTGATCCGTTTACGTTGAACATATTCTTGTATGGCCTCGGCTAACAGGCCAGAAACGTTCTAGTGCTGTTCTTAGGCAAGTGCTCTGAGGTCATTCCAAACAGTCTCGTTCAGATGGTCAGTTCGGGGTAAGTAGTTACTAATTATCTATCACTTCCACACACTGGAACAAAGCGGAATGATCGATCAGAGATGTATCCAGAAGGAACGGAAATCGAACTTTTGCTGTGCTCGGGTCACTCGGGTCTTGGCAATGGAGGTAGACCAAGTTCCTTGAGAAACGCGCTATGTTTCGCTGTTGACTCTCGAACCCGTTTCTCGATTTCAGTCAACTCCATGTGCGTGGTCGATAAATCAATCGCGACCTCCGGCTTGGCTGTGCTGACATAGCGGGAGATATTCAGGTTGAAATCGTTGGCTTCGATTTCTTTCATCTCCACACATCTAGAGTATCGTTCGATACTTTCCGGGCGTTGCTGGTAAGTGTCGATGATCTTCTCGATATGTTCGTCGGACAGGTAGTTTTGTCGTTTGCCCTTCTCGAAATGCTCGGACGCATTGATGAACAGGACATCGTCGGGCTTCTTGCACTTCTTAAGGACGAGAATGCAAACCGGGATACCGGTCGAGTAAAACAAATTCGCAGGCAGGCCGATAACGGTGTCAATATGCCCATCTTCAAGGAGCTTGCGGCGGATTTTCGCCTCCGCGCCACCGCGGAACAGTACGCCGTGCGGCAGGATGATCGCCATCACTCCGTCATCTTTGAGGTAATGGAACCCGTGCAGCAGGAAAGAGAAGTCCGCTGCTGACTTCGGGGCTAGACCGTAGTTCTTAAAGCGCATGTCCTCACCCAGGGCTTCGTTTGGTGTCCAGCGGTAGCTGAACGGTGGGTTGGCGACTACAGCGTCGTAGTGAGGCTTCTTGGCTGGGTTCGTCTCGCGAAGCAAACCCCAGTCGTTGGTCAGCGTGTCACCGTGATAAATTTCAAACTCGGTGTCCTTCACCCCATGCAGTAGCATGTTCATCCGCGCGAGGTTGTAAGTGGTGATGTTCTTCTCTTGCCCATGGATCATACCAATACAGTGCGATCCTCCCATACGCTTGCGCACATTGATCAGCAACGAACCCGAACCGCAGGCAAAGTCCAATACGCTGTCAAGGCGCGTCCGTCTGCCGGTCTTGGGTTCTTGGCTATCGAGGGTGACGATGGCGGAAAGAATGTCCGAAATCCGCTGCGGCGTGTAGAACTCACCCGCCTTTTTGCCCGAGCCAGCAGCGAACTGGCCAATCAGGTATTCATAGGCATCTCCCAATGTGTCTGTTTCCGTGGAGAACTCAGAGAGGCCCTCAGCGATCATGCTGATGATCTCGCAAAGTTTGACGTTCCTGTCCTCGTAGGTCTTACCGAGTTTTTCGGAGCCGAGATTGATTTCGGAGAAAAGACCGGAGAACGTGCTCTGGAATGATTCATTTTCGATGTACTTGAAGCCAGCCTGGAGCGTGTTTAGCAAATCGCCGTCTTGGGTACGGGCCAAACGGGCGATACTAGTCCAGAGGTGTTCGGGACGAATGACGTAATGCGCTTTGAGCCGCATCTGCTTCTCGAAGGTCGATATATCGTCCTGATTTTTCACATACCAGTTCGCGAGTGGAGGGATACCGTTGTCGATGGCACTTGGATCGGGGTAGTCTCGGCCGAGTTCCTTCTTCGCTGCCTGCTCGTAGTTGTCCGAGAGATAGCGGAGGAACAGAAACGCAAACATGTAGTCTCGGAAGTCATCGGCGTTCATAGCTCCACGAAGTTGGTTGGCGATGGACCAAAGTATGTCGCCAAGTTGTTTCTGATCATGATCAGTCATGAATCGTTTTCCTCTATTCGGCATCGGGAAGAAGCTGAGGAAGGGCAAACCCATAGCGATTAATGACATCGGTGAGTATCTTGCCAAACAACTCTTTGTTGTCGTCCACCATCTCAACGGGTTCTGTTATAGCGTACTTTCCGTGACTCAACAGATTCAGTGCGCGGTTGTAAAGTGCTTCATCCTGCAACCCGGAGAGGCAGACTTGAAGGTCTTCGTGTCCGAGAAAACTGGCAATTTTCTCCAAAATGCTACGTAGGGCATTAAAGTGGTAGGTATAAAGCATTCCAGTTTGCGCTCGCTTTTCAAGTTCTGCGAGAGTCGCCACGTGATGGAAGTAAGGTGTATCTTCAGTTGCACGTAGCGTGAATATCCCTTCGAGATCCGGGCGGTGCAGAAAGTACCGCTTAAGCTTTATTTTCTCGTAATCTTCCTTCTTCCTTCCAAGCTCGTTGCACATGACATTGAAGAAGAGTGCATGGTGAGAAGAGCAAACTGTTTTGAGCGGATTGGGATCTCCGTTGGTATCCTGACGCGCAGCAGCTTTTCGAAGAAGTTCTGCCAGATCACAGGCCATAGCAATCGCATTGTTATCGTCAAGTGATGAAATTGGATCATCAATGTATAGATACCTGACCCAAGAATACGACAGATGCCCATCAATGACCCGC
This window of the Acidiferrobacterales bacterium genome carries:
- a CDS encoding MFS transporter, with amino-acid sequence MQKFYLTIAAICIAHVLGMVPFAIYPTLIPILQAEWSASNTAIGWVAGIYFGGYLVTVIIVVPLTDRVDARKVYLLSMGLTAIAPVAFAFGTFGVGSASVWRFVQGVALAGTYMPGLKAMVDAVPDRMQSRTVAVYTMCFGLGVAVSFLIAGVLAATMTWRWVFVASAAGPLLALCLAWLFLPAAVPKETNGKFTLLPDFRPVISNRKTLGFSIAYGVHNVELFVFRSWAVAFLFFAMTQREAGWLGSGWNPAIIVACATLVAQPFSVITNELADRLNREKVITWVMALSATTGVALGFSSQMSMLVIVTIAGLYAIMTIADSASITSAVIKNADYSVRGTTMALHTLIGFVGAFAGPILFGAVLDLAGGDQRPTAWGLAFTAVGIAVIIGPLAIRRTARTH
- a CDS encoding DUF3179 domain-containing protein, whose protein sequence is MKTLTRKNPLRNLLALSLLAIAASVIVPSIANAQLLRHASEWPNTDFSNAIIDINEVISGGVPKDGIPAIDDPEFVSVDSAAAWLDPLEPVIALDILGEARAYPLQILIWHEIVNDKLNDRYVAVTFCPLCNASVVFDRNVVGTILDFGTTGRLRHSDLIMYDRQTESWWQQITGQGVVGEFAGINLKRLPAQIVSFGEFRSAYPEGEVLSRDTGYRRNYGDNPYRGYDDIDNQPFLLSDPADPRLPAMERVINVSVGNRHRVYPFTVFETEPVINDRINGIEVVIFSQDDVASPLDRRTIADSRIIPSATAYRRQVDGQTLTFERQDGVFYDRETGSRWNIFGQAVEGELAGTQLDDIDNGQHFAFAWLVFHPDSEIYRSE
- a CDS encoding MATE family efflux transporter; this encodes MMKEEIFPILKLAGPVMLGRIGAILIVTIDVAMCGYAGTRELAYYGLANGPHVSLILIGIGSILPIAILTAKSDGAGNHVNCGMILRVGLMHALVIGIVLGILMQFGEEFFLVTGQNEELSAGGGAVLAMHGLGLAGLLSMIAISLFLEGLQRPIPAMVVSIGVNFINVYLNWVFIFGNHGAPAMGAEGAALATSIVRWVAVILLASYLLLSIDRVKYGLKEKMTQLRKISKSLRELGNPTAIAHGMESTSFLILTLFAGYMGIAETAAWAIGLNILTIAFMIALGFGMAASVRVANHLGRQQPHRAAGSGWIAYRLGVVVLGLLAFVFLGFPEQMTKIYSQQPSVLQLAVPMMLIAAFAVTLDGMQAVAVGILRGYQDMWYITLSLTCSFWVVMIPLWFFGFKLEYGPSGLMASILFAALTANIMLLVRFRILDRRLRST
- a CDS encoding citrate synthase, translating into MAARNVSASPGGADQLLGKDSVTLVNNRTGDQYQFPIVDGTEGPSLIDITSLYSKTGMFTYDPGFTSTGSCKSEITFIDGENGVLLHRGYPIEQLVDGADYLDVCYLLLHGELPSKQGSEQFANEITLHTMLHEQLVSFYRGFKRSAHPMAVMVGVVGALSAFYHSDTDVHDPYQRMVAAHRLIAKMPTIGSYAYKYAKGQPFMYPKNDLSYSENLLRLMFSVPSEEYKINPVVAKAIDRILILHADHEQNASTSTVRLAGSSGANPFACIAAGIASLWGPAHGGANEAVLKMLGEIGTVENIPKFVARAKDKDDKFRLMGFGHRVYKNYDPRATIMRQSCHEVLDELGVSDPLLPIALELERIALKDSYFIEKKLYPNVDFYSGIILRAIGFPIPMFTVLFAIARTVGWVAHWKEMYTSDESQRIGRPRQLYLGAKRRDFQNLEVRKNRSPNWLRLWSGKK
- a CDS encoding aspartate aminotransferase family protein, which codes for MDESHSLATEQLQKLDNDHHLHPFTDSKVLHDIGTRIVTHGDGIYIWDSEGHQIIDGMAGLWCVNIGYGREELTQAAVDQMRQLPYYNTFFMTSHPPVIALSEQLAKVTPASINHVFLTNSGSEANDTVIRMVRRYWSIRGKADKSVIISRHNAYHGSTVGAASLGGMSDMHAQGGLPIPGIRHIQQPYWYQEGGDLSADEFGLVAAQALEREIQEVGESNVAAFIAEPIQGAGGVIVPPDSYWPEISRICDRYEVLLVVDEVICGFGRTGKWFATDYYDLKPDLMVMAKGLSSGYLPIAAVAVSDGVADVLIEDGGEFAHGFTYSGHPVSCAVATENIRILEREGIIERVDRSIGPYFQQQLRTLEGHPLVGEIRGVGLIAGIEIVEDKRTRSRFDSELNVGIRCREFAARRGLIMRAVWNSMVLSPPLVITKSQINDLVEIVAGSLDDLMRDLRV
- a CDS encoding type I restriction-modification system subunit M, with protein sequence MTDHDQKQLGDILWSIANQLRGAMNADDFRDYMFAFLFLRYLSDNYEQAAKKELGRDYPDPSAIDNGIPPLANWYVKNQDDISTFEKQMRLKAHYVIRPEHLWTSIARLARTQDGDLLNTLQAGFKYIENESFQSTFSGLFSEINLGSEKLGKTYEDRNVKLCEIISMIAEGLSEFSTETDTLGDAYEYLIGQFAAGSGKKAGEFYTPQRISDILSAIVTLDSQEPKTGRRTRLDSVLDFACGSGSLLINVRKRMGGSHCIGMIHGQEKNITTYNLARMNMLLHGVKDTEFEIYHGDTLTNDWGLLRETNPAKKPHYDAVVANPPFSYRWTPNEALGEDMRFKNYGLAPKSAADFSFLLHGFHYLKDDGVMAIILPHGVLFRGGAEAKIRRKLLEDGHIDTVIGLPANLFYSTGIPVCILVLKKCKKPDDVLFINASEHFEKGKRQNYLSDEHIEKIIDTYQQRPESIERYSRCVEMKEIEANDFNLNISRYVSTAKPEVAIDLSTTHMELTEIEKRVRESTAKHSAFLKELGLPPLPRPE
- a CDS encoding anticodon nuclease, with translation MSNAPTIQRYNNLTKLAQRLRDDVNDFHCVLLYAYNRTGKTRLSMEFKEQGKWKGKGTPDTLYFNAYTEDLFVWHNDLDADKDRHLKINKSSVFFRGLTELSLDETIAGYLSRYADFDFDIDYEKWIVTFRKGDKEHIKISRGEENIFIWCVFIAICERVIDGHLSYSWVRYLYIDDPISSLDDNNAIAMACDLAELLRKAAARQDTNGDPNPLKTVCSSHHALFFNVMCNELGRKKEDYEKIKLKRYFLHRPDLEGIFTLRATEDTPYFHHVATLAELEKRAQTGMLYTYHFNALRSILEKIASFLGHEDLQVCLSGLQDEALYNRALNLLSHGKYAITEPVEMVDDNKELFGKILTDVINRYGFALPQLLPDAE